A stretch of the Ananas comosus cultivar F153 linkage group 14, ASM154086v1, whole genome shotgun sequence genome encodes the following:
- the LOC109720747 gene encoding L-type lectin-domain containing receptor kinase IV.2-like yields the protein MVSLLSLLLLLFMLVEIKAAPTSDSFTYNGFIGSELHLDGIAEVAGNGLLVMTNTTKNQQGHAFHSSPLQFKNANRTVESFTTTFAFAIASEYADVSAHGLALVLSPTRGRPGALAVQYLGLFNQSDNGSPANHVAAVELDTIYNVEFDDLDNNHVGIDINGLRSAAAAPAAYYDEGGKLTNVSLYSGEPMLVWVEYSKEETKLDVTIAPVDAPKPTIPLLSLPVDLSSVIEETMFVGFSSSSGSVRSSQYVLGWSLRIGGEAPPLDLSKLPSLPARKRSEKSAFLLIGLPLAGSAMLITAILCTILGVQRRIRYAEVVEDWEGEYRTHRFSYEELFRATKGFRETELLGIGGFGRVYKGKLPSTGADVAIKRVSHGSREGTTMRGFVAEMASIGRLRHRHLVRLFGYCRRKGELFLVYELVPNGSLDKLLFCDAPPPPPLDWARRVRIVRGVASALFYLHEGWEKVVVHRDVKAGNVLLDEEMNAKLGDFGLSRLYDRGGGDGDEGGAGARATHAVGTMGYMAPELARTGMASPASDVYAFGVLLLEVACGRRPIPPKESAGAGEPAPNLVDWVLGCWSRGAIRDVVDRRLGIAVDGEEAEEAEKVLRLGLMCAHPDATARPRIGRVMQYLGRELRLPPPPPPPPPPTEIAEAEGCGGAAGGEKIGCEEKGVKCESPDESSGGSSAETKTTTTTTESLLHGR from the coding sequence ATggtttctctcctctctctcctcctcctcctcttcatgCTCGTCGAAATTAAAGCCGCGCCCACTTCTGACTCCTTCACCTACAACGGCTTCATCGGCTCCGAACTCCACCTCGACGGCATAGCCGAGGTGGCCGGGAACGGCCTCTTGGTGATGACCAACACCACCAAGAACCAACAAGGCCACGCCTTTCACTCCTCCCCTCTCCAATTCAAGAACGCCAACCGCACGGTTGAGTCTTTCACCACCACCTTCGCCTTCGCGATCGCCTCCGAGTACGCGGACGTGAGCGCGCACGGCCTCGCCCTCGTTCTCTCCCCGACGCGGGGCCGCCCGGGCGCGCTCGCGGTCCAATACCTCGGCCTCTTCAACCAGTCCGACAACGGGAGCCCCGCCAACCATGTGGCGGCTGTCGAGCTCGACACCATCTACAACGTCGAGTTCGACGACCTCGACAACAACCATGTCGGGATCGACATCAACGGCCTCCGATCGGCCGCAGCGGCCCCCGCTGCGTACTACGACGAGGGCGGGAAATTGACCAACGTGAGCCTGTATAGCGGCGAGCCCATGCTGGTGTGGGTGGAGTATAGCAAAGAGGAGACGAAGCTCGACGTGACAATCGCACCCGTCGACGCGCCCAAGCCGACGATCCCTCTTTTATCCCTCCCAGTCGATCTCTCTTCAGTGATCGAAGAAACCATGTTCGTGGGCTTCTCTTCTTCATCCGGATCGGTTCGAAGCTCGCAATACGTGCTCGGATGGAGCTTGCGAATCGGCGGCGAGGCCCCACCTCTCGATCTCTCGAAGCTCCCCTCGCTCCCCGCGAGAAAAAGAAGCGAAAAGAGCGCTTTTTTGCTTATTGGGCTGCCATTGGCGGGCTCGGCGATGCTGATCACAGCGATTTTGTGCACAATTTTGGGGGTGCAGAGGAGGATTAGGTACGCGGAGGTTGTGGAGGATTGGGAAGGGGAGTACAGAACCCACAGGTTCTCCTACGAGGAGCTGTTCAGAGCCACGAAGGGGTTCAGAGAAACGGAGCTTCTGGGGATCGGAGGGTTCGGGAGAGTGTACAAAGGGAAGCTCCCGAGCACGGGCGCGGATGTGGCGATTAAGAGGGTTTCGCACGGCTCGCGCGAGGGGACGACGATGAGGGGATTCGTCGCGGAGATGGCGAGCATCGGGAGGCTCCGCCACCGACATCTGGTGCGGCTCTTCGGGTACTGCAGGCGCAAGGGCGAGCTCTTTCTCGTCTACGAGCTCGTCCCCAACGGGAGCCTCGACAAGCTCCTGTTCTGCgacgccccgccgccgccgccgctggacTGGGCGCGGAGGGTCCGGATCGTGCGGGGGGTGGCCTCGGCGCTCTTCTACCTGCACGAAGGGTGGGAGAAGGTGGTGGTGCACAGAGACGTCAAAGCGGGGAACGTGTTGCTGGACGAGGAGATGAACGCGAAACTGGGGGATTTCGGGCTGTCGCGGTTGTACGATCGCGGAGGAGGGGATGGGGACGAGGGGGGCGCAGGCGCACGCGCGACGCACGCGGTGGGGACGATGGGGTACATGGCGCCGGAGCTCGCGAGGACGGGAATGGCGAGCCCCGCGAGCGACGTGTACGCGTTCGGGGTGCTCCTCCTCGAGGTCGCGTGCGGGAGGAGGCCGATCCCGCCGAAGGAGTCGGCGGGGGCGGGGGAGCCGGCGCCGAATCTAGTGGATTGGGTGCTGGGGTGTTGGAGCCGCGGGGCGATTCGCGACGTGGTGGATCGGAGGTTGGGGATCGCCGTGGAtggggaggaggcggaggaggcggagaaggTATTGAGATTAGGGTTGATGTGCGCGCACCCCGATGCGACGGCGCGGCCGAGGATTGGGAGGGTGATGCAGTACCTGGGTAGGGAGCTCCGGctcccgcccccgcccccgcccccgcccccgcccacGGAGATCGCCGAGGCGGAGggctgcggcggcgccgccggtGGAGAAAAAATCGGGTGTGAGGAGAAGGGGGTGAAGTGCGAGAGCCCTGACGAGAGTTCAGGGGGATCGTCGGCggagacgaagacgacgacgacgacgacggagTCCCTCCTCCATGGAAGGTGA
- the LOC109720172 gene encoding uncharacterized protein LOC109720172 codes for MLEFTVGDHVFLKVSLTKGVIWFGLRGKLNPCYIGPFEILERVNNVAYRVALPPSLAGVHNVFHVSMLRKYVQDPKHVIDYSPIQLRDDLSYEEQPIRILDRREKVLRKRTVQLVRVLWRHHAENEATWEPKEEIRSKYP; via the coding sequence ATGTTAGAATTCACAGTTGGTGATCACGTGTTCCTGAAGGTGTCGCTAACCAAGGGGGTAATATGGTTTGGGCTTCGAGGAAAGCTGAATCCGTGTTACATTGGACCTTTTGAAATACTCGAACGAGTCAACAACGTGGCGTACCGAGTAGCATTACCGCCTTCTCTTGCTGGGGTgcataatgtgttccatgtgTCGATGCTCCGAAAGTATGTTCAAGATCCAAAACACGTCATCGACTATTCTCCAATTCAGCTGAGAGATGACCTATCATACGAGGAGCAGCCTATCCGGATCTTGGATCGAAGGGAAAAGGTTTTGCGAAAAAGGACGGTTCAGCTGGTACGTGTGCTGTGGAGGCATCACGCAGAGAATGAGGCGACGTGGGAGCCGAAAGAGGAGATACGGAGCAAATATCCTTAG
- the LOC109720171 gene encoding uncharacterized protein LOC109720171, which produces MQWYWTITRRWISTPIQRPPLAYQPHGHVKRVLVDIVQRSYYTIRRVLPDISGGRVLTTLSQVADQMEAVLETFSTLPHYVPPGPADYGGASTSGHAPVYSPPRPSSPIEEPPYADVTDPTLAPAPQDPARAGNLVYFRRRRHMRSTRTDQPSSLAPPRPDILPAHATTMIEPVIEGAAIERLDQLEIIEPFYEHDVGRGRGRRCGRGRGHDRRRGRRRRT; this is translated from the exons atgcagtggtattggaCGATCACCAGGAGGTGGATCTCTACACCTATACAGCGGCCACCACTCGCGTATCAACCACATGGGCACGTCAAGAGAGTATTG gTCGATATCGTGCAGAGATCATATTATACGATCAGACGTGTCCTGCCCGATATTTCAGGAGGTAGAGTCTTAACTACCCTATCACAAGTCGCCGATCAGATGGAAGCAGTTTTGGAGACTTTTTCTACGCTTCCACACTATGTACCTCCAGGACCAGCAGACTATGGTGGAGCATCGACGTCCGGCCATGCACCCGTATATAGTCCACCGAGGCCATCATCACCTATAGAGGAGCCACCTTATGCTGATGTTACGGACCCGACACTAGCACCAGCACCGCAGGATCCAGCTCGAGCAGGTAATCTTGTTTATTTTAGGCGTCGACGACATATGAGGTCTACTCGTACAGATCAGCCCTCCTCTTTAGCTCCTCCACGGCCAGACATACTACCGGCACATGCTACTACTATGATTGAGCCGGTTATTGAGGGTGCTGCTATAGAGCGTTTAGACCAGTTGGAGATCATAGAGCCTTTTTATGAGCATGATGTTGGTCGTGGTCGTGGTCGTCGTTGTGGTCGTGGTCGCGGACACGATAGACGACGTGGTCGAAGGAGGCgaacatga